The DNA segment CCAGCTCGGATAGCACGGCCTTCATGCGCTCTTCAAACTGGCCCCGATACTTGGTGCCAGCCACCAGGCTGGCAATGTCCAGGCTCACCACCCGCTTGTTAAACAGCACGCGGCTCACCTTGCGCTGCACGATGCGCAGGGCCAGGCCCTCGGCTATGGCGGTCTTTCCTACGCCGGGGTCGCCTATCAGCACGGGGTTATTTTTCTTGCGTCGGCTGAGCACCTGGGCTACCCGCTCTATCTCTGCCTCGCGGCCGATGATGGGGTCTAGCTTACCCTCCTCTGCCGAGCGGGTAAGGTCGCGGCCAAAGTTATCTAGCACAGGGGTTTTGCTCTTCGAGGCCTTCTTGCTGCGCTCGCCAGCCTCGCTGCTGCCGGATGGCTCGCCAGGCTCGGAGGGGAGTGCCATGCGTAGCTCGTCTCCGCCGGTCTCCAGCTCATGCTTCACCATCTCGTAGGTTATGCCAAAACGAGACAGGATCTGGGCCGCTATGTTGTCTTCGTCTCGCAGCAGGCTGAGCAGCAGGTGCTCGGTGCCTATCACGTCGCTCTTGAAGAACTTGGCCTCCAGATACGTGATTTTCAGCACCTTCTCTGCCTGCTTGGTCAGCGGGATATTGCCAATATGTACGTTGGCATTGGTTATCTTCACAGAGTCTTCTATGGTCTTGCGCAGCCGGCTCACGTCTACGCCCAGGCCTACCAGCAGCTTGATGGCGTAGCCCTCCCCCTCGCGGATGAGGCCCAGCAGCAGATGCTCAGTGCCTATATAGTCATGACCCAGCCGTAGGGCTTCCTCGCGGCTGTAGCTGATCACGTCTCGTACTCGGTTTGAAAAATTAGCTTCCATGTCTTGCTTTATACGTTAGGGCAACAACCCTTGTTGTGGCAAATGTTATTCCAAAATACCCACTGCCCGCAAAATGGCAGTATACACGCCGGTGCTCAGTAGCGTCGCAATGATCATCAGGTTCAGTACGCTGATGGGTAGCAGGCGCTTCCATCCCAGGTTCATCAGCTGATTGTACTTGAAACGAGGTAGCGTCCAGCGTACCCAGATAAACACAAACACCCAGAAAAAGGTTTTGGCAGCAAACCAGCCAATGCCCCACAGGGTCTGCCACAGGGGCTCCCAGCCTGCCACGCCCAGGGCACCCTCAAAGGGGCCGAGGTAGCCGCCAAAGAAAAGCGCGCTGATGATGGCACTCATCACCACCACATTCAGGTACTCACCCACAAAGAAGGCACCAAACTTCATCCCGCTGTACTCGGTATGAAAGCCACCTACCAGCTCCTGCTCGGCCTCTACCAGGTCAAAGGGTGTCCGGTTGGTTTCGGCAAAAGCTGTTGTGATAAAAATGAGGGCACCAATGGGGTTCAGAAAGAAGAACCAGGCCGTGCGCTGGGCCTCTACCAGGCTGCTAACGCGCAGGTACTCGCTACCGCCGTAGAAGGCATTGCCCAGCAGGACCACACCCACTACGCTCAGGCCCATGCTCAGCTCGTAGCTAATCATCTGGGCACTGCTGCGCAGGCCGCCAATAAGGGCATACTTGCTGTTACTAGACCAGCCGGCCAGGGTGATGCCATACACCGCAATGGAGCTGACCCCCAGGATAAACAAGATGCCAATGTTGGCATCAAAAATAATAAGCCCCTTGGCAAAGGGCAGCATGGCCAGGCCCATAACCGCCAGAAACACGGTAAGGGCCGGGGCCAGAAAGTGCAGAAAACGATTGCTATCTGCCGGCACAATATCCTCTTTCAGGATCAGCTTTACGGCATCTGCCGCCGGCTGCAGCAGGCCGAAGGGGCCTACGCGGTTGGGCCCGGGGCGCTGCTGGATGAAACCGGCAATTTTACGCTCGGCAAACACGCTGTAGGCTGCTGCTGTTAGCATCACAAAAACCACCAGGCCTACAAAAATGGCTTTCTCGGCCAAGGCACCCGCAAAGGACTCGGGCAGGACGTTAATCAGGTCGATCATGACGGAATAGGCATTTTCTCTTTGTGCAAAAGTACAGAATAAACCAACGCAATGGAAAACCAAACGGTGGCAGGCAGGCTGCCCGGGCGCAGGGCTGTACAGGCATGGCCGGCCGGGGGGCTAGCCGGCCCGGGCCTGCAGCAGCAGCCGGAGGGCCTCGGGGCCCGTGTTCATCAGCAGGTCTAGCCCGCTCAGGCCGGGCACATGGGCATCAAAGGGCTGAAAGTACAGGGGCAGCACATAGCAGCCTATGGCAGCCGGTGGGGCGGCCACGGCCTGCACCCCCAGCCCCAGGGCAGTGGCCATCTGCTGGATAAGGCCTTCGTTCAGTGCCCATAGCGTATCGGCCTGGGCCAGGGTGGCCAGCAGGGGGGGGCCATAGTGCTCCCAGTAGGCGCACCGCCCATAGGCCGACTGTAGGGCGCGGCTATGCACCTGCCGCCACCGCTGGGCATCCTCCGGCTGGGCCAGGGCCAGGGGCTGGTGGCGGCTGTGGTGCCGCACAGGTATTACCAGGGTTTGCACCCCGTTGCAGGTCTTTATCTGTGTGCGGCTCAGGGGGGTCTGCTTTTCGTACTGCACCTGTGTGCTGAGCCACAGCACCCGCTCGGAGGACCCAGCCTGCTGCACGGCCTGGGCCCACCAGTGCACACTGGGCAGGTAGTGGGGGGGCAGGGGCATCGGTGTCATCTGGCAAAAATAACCCATGCAGCACGAAGAAGACAGCTGCCCGGCAGATGCGGTATATTTGCACATGCGTATGCCCCTCTATCCCACCACTGCGCACGGGCCATGCCGTGCCGGGTGGGCGGCCCTGCTGGGCTGCCTACTGTGCATTGGCCAGTGCCTGGCGCAGCTGCCACACATCGATGTAGCCCGCTTCTATACCCTGGAGGGAGACCCCTATGTGGAGCTATACGTCGGCATCGAAACAACCCAGCTGGTGCGCAGGCCCGTGCAGGGGGGCTACCAGGGCCTGGCAGCAGTGCAGGTGCAGCTGTACAGCCTGCCCGACAGCACCCGGCTATTCGAAACCCGCGAGCACCTGAAGACCGAGACCCTGGCCGATAGCACCCAGCTGCCCAGCCTCATTCAGTTTCAGCTACGGCGGGCACTGCCGCCCGGAAACTATGGCCTAACCGTAAGCTGCCAGGATGCCCAGGCAAACGGCACAAAGGCACGGGTGTATGAGGCCCGCCGCTTCTTCTACCTCACCCCCCAGGCAGATAGCCTGACGGTGAGCGACCTGATGCTGCTACAGGGCTACCAGCCCTCGGACACCCAGCTCACCTCCTTCTCCAAGAATGGCTGGGAGCTATACCCCCTGGCTACAGATGGGGTGCTGATGGGCCAGGACTCGCTCTACTTCTACTGGGAATACTACCGGCTGGACCGGAAGATACAGGAACCCTACTACCTGGCCTACTACCTGCGCCCGGCGGGCAGCAGCGAGGCACCCGGGCAGGCACGCACCCTTACGCGCCCCAGCCTGCCCCGGGCCTACACCAGCTATGTGGGCGGCCTGCCCCTGGCCGGCCTGGCCGACGGCCTGTACGAGCTGCACCTGGAGCTGAACACCAACACCGGGCGGCTGCTGGCCCGCCAAACCCGTGCCCTGGCGATATACAAGGAGGCCGAAACCGAAACACAGGCAGACCTATCGGCCTACGACCGGCTGTATGGGTATAAGGACGAAGAGCTGCGCGAGCTAATCCCCCAGCTACAGCCCATCTCCTCGCGGCTGGAGGTAGACTTTGCCCGCGCGCTGCGCACCGAGGAGGAGCGCAAAAACTATTTTGTAAGCTTCTGGCAAAAGCGAGCTCGGGCAGGAGAAGCAGGCGAAAAAGAGCCTGCGGCCCTGGCGCTAGACTACCGGAAGCGGCTAGCCTATGCCAACCAGCGCTTTGGCCTGCCGGGCCGGGCCGGCTGGCAGACCGACCGTGGCCGCATACTGCTGCAGTACGGTGCGCCAAACACCCTGGAGCAGGTAGACAGCGACGAGCGAAGCCACCCCTACCAGCTGTGGAACTACAATACCCTGGATGGGCAGAGTGCCGTCTCCTTTGTGTTTGCCGACCTGGGCCTGACGGGAAACTACCAGCTGATACACAGCAGCCACCGCCGAGAGGTGCAAAACACCGCCTGGCGGCAGATGATCCAGCAGAACGGCAACGGGGCCGCAGGGGGCAGCCCGGATACGAGCCCGAATCAGCCAATTCTGGAACCGGGCAGGTAGCCCGACACCGCGCTGCACTGCACCACGGCCCTACCCTGGCTGGAGGCCCGTACGAGCA comes from the Bacteroidota bacterium genome and includes:
- a CDS encoding WbqC family protein, translated to MTPMPLPPHYLPSVHWWAQAVQQAGSSERVLWLSTQVQYEKQTPLSRTQIKTCNGVQTLVIPVRHHSRHQPLALAQPEDAQRWRQVHSRALQSAYGRCAYWEHYGPPLLATLAQADTLWALNEGLIQQMATALGLGVQAVAAPPAAIGCYVLPLYFQPFDAHVPGLSGLDLLMNTGPEALRLLLQARAG
- a CDS encoding GWxTD domain-containing protein — encoded protein: MRMPLYPTTAHGPCRAGWAALLGCLLCIGQCLAQLPHIDVARFYTLEGDPYVELYVGIETTQLVRRPVQGGYQGLAAVQVQLYSLPDSTRLFETREHLKTETLADSTQLPSLIQFQLRRALPPGNYGLTVSCQDAQANGTKARVYEARRFFYLTPQADSLTVSDLMLLQGYQPSDTQLTSFSKNGWELYPLATDGVLMGQDSLYFYWEYYRLDRKIQEPYYLAYYLRPAGSSEAPGQARTLTRPSLPRAYTSYVGGLPLAGLADGLYELHLELNTNTGRLLARQTRALAIYKEAETETQADLSAYDRLYGYKDEELRELIPQLQPISSRLEVDFARALRTEEERKNYFVSFWQKRARAGEAGEKEPAALALDYRKRLAYANQRFGLPGRAGWQTDRGRILLQYGAPNTLEQVDSDERSHPYQLWNYNTLDGQSAVSFVFADLGLTGNYQLIHSSHRREVQNTAWRQMIQQNGNGAAGGSPDTSPNQPILEPGR
- the nuoH gene encoding NADH-quinone oxidoreductase subunit NuoH, whose protein sequence is MLTAAAYSVFAERKIAGFIQQRPGPNRVGPFGLLQPAADAVKLILKEDIVPADSNRFLHFLAPALTVFLAVMGLAMLPFAKGLIIFDANIGILFILGVSSIAVYGITLAGWSSNSKYALIGGLRSSAQMISYELSMGLSVVGVVLLGNAFYGGSEYLRVSSLVEAQRTAWFFFLNPIGALIFITTAFAETNRTPFDLVEAEQELVGGFHTEYSGMKFGAFFVGEYLNVVVMSAIISALFFGGYLGPFEGALGVAGWEPLWQTLWGIGWFAAKTFFWVFVFIWVRWTLPRFKYNQLMNLGWKRLLPISVLNLMIIATLLSTGVYTAILRAVGILE